The Polyodon spathula isolate WHYD16114869_AA chromosome 3, ASM1765450v1, whole genome shotgun sequence genome has a segment encoding these proteins:
- the LOC121312801 gene encoding transcription factor MafA-like: MASDLAMSTELPNSPLAIEYVNDFDLMKFEVKKEPPESERYCHRLPPGSLSSTPISTPCSSVPSSPSFCSPSPGDQFNNNPNNNNINDNNPNPATKPQLEDLYWIPNYQHHLNPEALNLTPEDAVEALIGNAHHHHHHHHQGYEGFRGQQFPDEELSAATASHHHQAHHHHHNHHMRLEDRFSDDQLVSMTVRELNRQLRGFSKEEVIRLKQKRRTLKNRGYAQSCRYKRVQQRHMLESEKCTLLSQVDQLKQDVARLAKERDLYKEKYEKLASRSYSSRDLTSNQAKSASPAEFFM, translated from the coding sequence ATGGCCTCCGACCTCGCTATGAGTACAGAGCTGCCGAACAGCCCCCTTGCCATTGAGTACGTCAACGACTTCGACCTGATGAAGTTCGAGGTCAAGAAGGAGCCCCCGGAGTCGGAGAGGTACTGCCACCGTCTCCCGCCCGGCTCCTTGTCCTCCACCCCTATCAGCACCCCCTGTTCCTCAGTGCCTTCATCCCCGAGTTTCTGCTCGCCTAGCCCCGGAGACCAgttcaacaacaaccccaacaacaacaacatcaacgACAACAACCCTAACCCTGCCACCAAGCCTCAGCTGGAGGACCTGTACTGGATACCCAACTACCAGCACCACCTCAACCCGGAGGCCCTGAACCTGACCCCGGAGGACGCCGTGGAAGCCCTCATCGGCAATgcgcaccaccaccaccaccatcaccaccagggcTACGAGGGGTTCAGGGGGCAGCAGTTCCCTGATGAGGAACTATCCGCTGCGACCGCCAGCCACCACCATCAGGCtcatcaccaccaccacaacCACCACATGCGGCTGGAGGACCGCTTCTCTGACGACCAGTTAGTGAGCATGACAGTACGGGAGCTCAACAGGCAGCTGCGCGGTTTCAGCAAGGAGGAGGTGATCCGTCTCAAGCAGAAGCGCCGGACCCTGAAGAACCGTGGTTATGCCCAGTCGTGTCGGTATAAGCGGGTCCAACAGAGGCATATGCTGGAGAGCGAGAAGTGCACCCTACTGAGCCAAGTGGATCAACTCAAACAAGACGTGGCGAGGCTGGCAAAGGAACGGGACCTGTACAAGGAAAAATACGAGAAACTGGCGAGCCGGAGCTACAGCAGCAGGGATCTCACATCCAACCAGGCGAAAAGCGCATCACCTGCCGAATTCTTCATGTGA